The DNA region GGCTTCCAGCAGGAGGGCGTCAACCGCGCCCAAGCCTCGGTTCGCAACGGCGTCCGCGAGAGCACGGCAGTTGCCTATCTGCGTCCGGCCGAGGGCGGCGCAAATCTCGCCATCGTGACCGGTGCGACCGTGACGCGGCTGATCATGGATGGCAGCACAATACAGGGTGTCGAATACGAGATTGGCGGTGTCGTGAAAAAGGCGATGGCCGGAAAGGAAGTTGTGCTGAGCGCCGGTGCGTTCGATACTCCAAGATACTGATGCTCTCCGGCATCGGCGATACCGATACGCTCAAGGCGCATGACATCGCGTGCAGGGTCCATCTACCCGTGTTGGCCGGGATCTCCAGGACCATGTCGCGTGGCTATCCAGTATACGACAACCAAGTCGTGTCGCCGACAAAA from Rhizobium oryzihabitans includes:
- a CDS encoding GMC family oxidoreductase N-terminal domain-containing protein, with protein sequence MPCRKPALRGLSCCRQDFGLPLSTDQNGFQQEGVNRAQASVRNGVRESTAVAYLRPAEGGANLAIVTGATVTRLIMDGSTIQGVEYEIGGVVKKAMAGKEVVLSAGAFDTPRY